From a region of the Thermomicrobium roseum DSM 5159 genome:
- a CDS encoding glycogen synthase gives MMLCNDRAKRASLPVVLYLSAEVAPFSKVGGLGDVAGSLPLALAERGVPIVILTPWYGGIEDRVPVTELPIRLAVPLDGGVETFQVGRAWLANRVPVLLLRSERLFGAPVVYDEPRDRERFFVFSRAAAELVQLFPVGIVHANDWHTALTLVWLHRWRDDESDRPSPGLVLTIHNLAHQGITDIAYARRLGFEAHELLFEEWQRFPGTINVLARGIHVADVITTVSPTYAREIQTPEFGEGLDGLLRYRSDALVGIRNGIDTTFYDPASDPVLAARYDVEHPEARSLCKRALQGELGLAVEPDSFLIGIVSRLDHRKGLDLVLALGDELVSRGMQLAVLGVGEPEIGRQFAALAERYPDRVAVRLTFDAVLARRIYAGADVVLLPSRFEPCGLGQLLGLRYGAIPIVRRTGGLADTVVEWDGQRGNGFLFEEPEPGALLEAIERARAEYREPARWWRLVRSAMSCDVSWEQPAEEYLAVYERVAALRRTGALETVR, from the coding sequence ATGATGCTGTGCAACGACCGAGCCAAACGAGCGAGTCTTCCAGTCGTTCTCTATCTGAGCGCTGAGGTCGCGCCATTCTCCAAAGTCGGCGGACTGGGGGATGTGGCTGGCTCGCTACCGCTGGCGCTGGCTGAGCGTGGGGTGCCGATCGTTATCCTGACACCCTGGTACGGTGGCATCGAGGATCGTGTCCCAGTGACCGAACTCCCGATCCGGCTCGCGGTTCCACTCGATGGAGGCGTGGAGACGTTCCAGGTGGGACGAGCCTGGTTAGCAAATCGCGTCCCGGTCCTGCTCTTGCGGTCCGAGCGGCTGTTCGGTGCTCCCGTCGTCTATGACGAGCCGCGCGATCGGGAGCGGTTCTTCGTGTTTTCGCGAGCAGCTGCGGAACTCGTCCAGCTCTTCCCAGTCGGCATTGTCCACGCCAATGACTGGCATACCGCGTTGACGCTCGTCTGGCTTCATCGCTGGCGGGACGACGAATCGGATCGCCCCTCGCCGGGATTGGTGTTGACGATCCACAACCTAGCGCATCAGGGAATAACCGATATCGCCTACGCGCGGCGACTGGGCTTCGAGGCGCATGAACTCTTGTTCGAAGAGTGGCAGCGGTTCCCGGGTACGATCAACGTGCTCGCCCGCGGCATCCACGTGGCGGACGTGATCACGACGGTGAGCCCGACCTATGCGCGCGAGATTCAGACGCCGGAATTCGGTGAAGGGTTGGATGGGCTGCTCCGGTACCGCAGCGATGCCCTGGTCGGGATTCGCAATGGGATCGATACGACCTTTTACGATCCGGCGAGCGATCCGGTGTTGGCAGCCCGCTACGATGTGGAGCATCCAGAAGCCCGCTCGCTCTGCAAACGAGCGCTGCAGGGGGAACTCGGCCTCGCTGTGGAACCCGATTCGTTCCTGATCGGCATCGTCTCGAGATTGGACCACCGGAAAGGTTTGGATCTCGTTCTGGCACTCGGCGACGAGCTCGTGTCGCGCGGTATGCAGCTGGCGGTCCTGGGGGTTGGCGAACCGGAAATCGGGCGGCAGTTCGCCGCACTGGCTGAACGATATCCTGACCGCGTCGCAGTGCGCCTCACGTTCGATGCGGTGCTCGCCCGCCGGATCTACGCCGGGGCTGATGTCGTGCTCTTGCCATCGCGCTTCGAGCCGTGCGGACTCGGCCAGCTGCTCGGCTTGCGGTACGGAGCGATACCGATCGTCCGGCGAACCGGTGGACTGGCCGATACTGTCGTGGAGTGGGACGGTCAGCGAGGGAACGGTTTCCTTTTCGAGGAGCCGGAACCGGGCGCTCTGCTCGAGGCGATCGAGCGCGCGCGAGCTGAGTACCGAGAGCCAGCACGCTGGTGGCGGCTCGTCCGGTCGGCCATGTCGTGCGACGTCAGTTGGGAGCAACCGGCGGAGGAATATCTGGCAGTGTACGAGCGTGTCGCGGCGCTGCGGCGAACCGGCGCGCTCGAGACAGTCCGCTGA